One part of the Cyprinus carpio isolate SPL01 chromosome B12, ASM1834038v1, whole genome shotgun sequence genome encodes these proteins:
- the LOC109063271 gene encoding protein phosphatase 1B-like isoform X1, with the protein MGAFLDKPKTEKHNAHGAGNGLRFGLSSMQGWRVEMEDAHTAVVGLPHGLDDWSFFAVYDGHAGSRVANYCSKHLLEHIITSSEDFRSGPDSVEGVKSGIRSGFLKIDEYMRNFSDLRNGMDRSGSTAVGVLVSPEHLYFINCGDSRAVLSRVGQVRFSTQDHKPCNPREKERIQNAGGSVMIQRVNGSLAVSRALGDYDYKCVDGKGPTEQLVSPEPEVFEIPRVSEEDEFVVLACDGIWDVMSNEELCDFVRSRLEVWDDLEKVCNSVVDTCLHKGSRDNMSVVLVCFPNAPKVSEEAVKREAELDKFLEAHVEEIMEKSGEEGIPDLSHVMHNLRPESIPNLPPGGGLASKRSVIEAAYNRLNPHREEDGDSQGGAVGGEEEEEGSSATTHLLEALRQFRLSHRGEYRQVLEQALSTYATTRTDNKEEPPSPPPSPATDLLSSEEGQDEAATSQSLDEISGAPTA; encoded by the exons ATGGGGGCCTTCTTGGACAAACCGAAGACAGAGAAACACAATGCTCACGGAGCGGGCAACGGTCTACGCTTTGGCCTGAGCAGCATGCAGGGCTGGAGGGTTGAGATGGAGGATGCGCACACAGCTGTTGTGGGTCTACCGCACGGCCTGGATGACTGGTCCTTCTTCGCAGTGTACGACGGTCACGCTGGCTCCCGTGTAGCCAACTATTGCTCCAAACACCTGCTGGAGCACATCATAACCAGCAGCGAGGACTTCCGTTCAGGGCCCGACTCCGTGGAGGGCGTTAAAAGCGGCATTCGTTCTGGCTTCCTGAAGATTGACGAGTACATGCGCAACTTCTCTGACCTACGTAACGGCATGGACCGTAGCGGCTCCACGGCAGTTGGCGTGCTGGTGTCTCCTGAGCACCTTTATTTCATCAACTGCGGAGACTCCCGTGCTGTACTCAGCCGCGTCGGACAGGTACGGTTCTCCACACAAGACCACAAGCCTTGCAACCCGCGTGAAAAAGAGCGCATTCAAAACGCAGGAGGTTCTGTGATGATCCAAAGGGTGAATGGTTCACTTGCTGTGTCACGTGCCCTGGGGGACTATGACTACAAGTGTGTGGATGGGAAGGGCCCCACTGAGCAGCTGGTATCTCCGGAACCGGAGGTCTTTGAAATCCCACGCGTTTCAGAAGAGGATGAGTTTGTGGTGCTCGCCTGCGATGGCATCTGGGATGTGATGAGCAACGAGGAGCTATGTGATTTTGTGCGCTCTCGGCTAGAGGTGTGGGATGACTTGGAGAAGGTCTGCAACTCTGTGGTGGACACCTGTTTACATAAG GGAAGCCGTGACAACATGAGTGTTGTTCTAGTATGTTTCCCCAATGCACCGAAGGTATCAGAGGAGGCTGTTAAGAGAGAGGCCGAGTTGGACAAGTTCCTGGAGGCTCATGTGGAAG AAATCATGGAGAAGTCAGGGGAGGAAGGCATCCCAGATCTGAGCCATGTCATGCACAACCTTCGTCCTGAGAGCATCCCCAACCTGCCACCAGGTGGTGGTCTCGCTAGCAA ACGTAGTGTAATTGAGGCCGCTTACAACAGGCTAAACCCACACAGAGAAGAAGATGGG GACAGCCAGGGAGGAGCAGTCGGCggtgaggaggaagaagagggcAGCTCCGCCACCACCCACCTACTGGAGGCGCTTCGACAGTTCCGGCTCAGTCACCGAGGCGAATACCGCCAAGTGCTGGAGCAGGCGCTCTCCACTTACGCCACGACACGGACCGACAACAAGGAGGAACCTCCCTCTCCCCCTCCGTCCCCGGCCACTGACCTCCTCAGCTCTGAGGAGGGACAGGATGAAGCCGCTACGTCACAGTCTCTGGACGAGATCTCTGGCGCCCCCACTGCATGA
- the LOC109063271 gene encoding protein phosphatase 1B-like isoform X2 has translation MGAFLDKPKTEKHNAHGAGNGLRFGLSSMQGWRVEMEDAHTAVVGLPHGLDDWSFFAVYDGHAGSRVANYCSKHLLEHIITSSEDFRSGPDSVEGVKSGIRSGFLKIDEYMRNFSDLRNGMDRSGSTAVGVLVSPEHLYFINCGDSRAVLSRVGQVRFSTQDHKPCNPREKERIQNAGGSVMIQRVNGSLAVSRALGDYDYKCVDGKGPTEQLVSPEPEVFEIPRVSEEDEFVVLACDGIWDVMSNEELCDFVRSRLEVWDDLEKVCNSVVDTCLHKGSRDNMSVVLVCFPNAPKVSEEAVKREAELDKFLEAHVEEIMEKSGEEGIPDLSHVMHNLRPESIPNLPPGGGLASKRSVIEAAYNRLNPHREEDGSGGDLDDPW, from the exons ATGGGGGCCTTCTTGGACAAACCGAAGACAGAGAAACACAATGCTCACGGAGCGGGCAACGGTCTACGCTTTGGCCTGAGCAGCATGCAGGGCTGGAGGGTTGAGATGGAGGATGCGCACACAGCTGTTGTGGGTCTACCGCACGGCCTGGATGACTGGTCCTTCTTCGCAGTGTACGACGGTCACGCTGGCTCCCGTGTAGCCAACTATTGCTCCAAACACCTGCTGGAGCACATCATAACCAGCAGCGAGGACTTCCGTTCAGGGCCCGACTCCGTGGAGGGCGTTAAAAGCGGCATTCGTTCTGGCTTCCTGAAGATTGACGAGTACATGCGCAACTTCTCTGACCTACGTAACGGCATGGACCGTAGCGGCTCCACGGCAGTTGGCGTGCTGGTGTCTCCTGAGCACCTTTATTTCATCAACTGCGGAGACTCCCGTGCTGTACTCAGCCGCGTCGGACAGGTACGGTTCTCCACACAAGACCACAAGCCTTGCAACCCGCGTGAAAAAGAGCGCATTCAAAACGCAGGAGGTTCTGTGATGATCCAAAGGGTGAATGGTTCACTTGCTGTGTCACGTGCCCTGGGGGACTATGACTACAAGTGTGTGGATGGGAAGGGCCCCACTGAGCAGCTGGTATCTCCGGAACCGGAGGTCTTTGAAATCCCACGCGTTTCAGAAGAGGATGAGTTTGTGGTGCTCGCCTGCGATGGCATCTGGGATGTGATGAGCAACGAGGAGCTATGTGATTTTGTGCGCTCTCGGCTAGAGGTGTGGGATGACTTGGAGAAGGTCTGCAACTCTGTGGTGGACACCTGTTTACATAAG GGAAGCCGTGACAACATGAGTGTTGTTCTAGTATGTTTCCCCAATGCACCGAAGGTATCAGAGGAGGCTGTTAAGAGAGAGGCCGAGTTGGACAAGTTCCTGGAGGCTCATGTGGAAG AAATCATGGAGAAGTCAGGGGAGGAAGGCATCCCAGATCTGAGCCATGTCATGCACAACCTTCGTCCTGAGAGCATCCCCAACCTGCCACCAGGTGGTGGTCTCGCTAGCAA ACGTAGTGTAATTGAGGCCGCTTACAACAGGCTAAACCCACACAGAGAAGAAGATGGG AGCGGAGGTGACCTGGACGACCCCTGGTAG